The genome window TGCACCCACCAAGCGCCTTCGTCGTAGCCGGGAAGCGCACTCACCTGGCCGGGATTGTTGAGCCTGACGGATCCCGTGGCCACAGGCACCCCGCCGAGCCTCGCGGCCCAGCCCGCCGGGTCCTCGCGCACGGTCAGGTCGAGCGGCGCGGCACGGGAGAAGGCCTCCTCCATCGCGGCCGTGAGATCCTTTCCGTATGTCTTCAGAAGCGGCTTTCTCAGCCATTTGGGCAGGCGCGGGATCGGCAGGCTCTCCCAACTCCCTGTCCTCAGCACGTTGCGCAGAACCGCGTTGACGAGGCCCCCCTGCGCTGCGCCCCGCTCGGTCGCACGCGCCAGATCCACGGCGGCGGCCACGGCCGCGTGGGGCGCGGTGCCGCCCTCGTGGATCTCGTAGAGTGCAAGGCGAAGGATGTCGTGGATCTCGGGCCAAGGCTTCATCCGGAGATGCGGCCCGAGCGCGCGATCCGCGCGGTCCATCCAGCGCAGCGTGCCGGTGGCGAGCCTCTGCGCGCGGGCCCGGTCGGAGGGCGCGAGCGGCGCAAGCGTTCCGGGCAGAACCTCGCTCAGCAGGCGACCGTCCTGCAGGACCTGTCCCACCAGATGCAGCGCCGCCTGGCGCACGGGGTCCGGATCGGCCATCGTCTGGGCCCTCTCGCCACGACCTCCCGACCTTGAGCCGGGACCTGTCGCGACGTATATGAAGGGCGCGAGTACAGCAACCCGACCGGAGAGCGATCATGCAGCGCGACGACCTTCCCGAAGCCGCAAGGCGCGCCCTCGCCGAGGCGGAGGAGCGGCGGCGCAAGGCCAACGACGCGGAGTTGCCCGTCGAGCTCGGCGGTCGCGATGGCCCCGAGCCCGTGCGTTACGGCGACTGGGAGAACAAGGGCCTCGCCATCGACTTCTGACGGTGCGGAAACCCGTTTCGCAAAGCCCCGGCCCGAGCGGTCAGCCGAGCCCCAGAACGCTCAGCATGTCGTAGGAACCGGGGGCCCTCCCTTCGGTCCAGAGGGCGGCCTTGACCGCACCACGCGCGAAGAGACCGCGATCGCTCGCCTGATGCGACAGCCGGATCGTCTCGCCGTCGCCCGCGAAGATCACCTCGTGATCGCCGATGATGCTGCCGCCGCGAATGGCGGAAAAGCCGATATCGCCGACCCGTCGCGCTCCGGTGATCCCGTCGCGTCCGCGATCCGAGACCTCCGCCAGATCGACACCCCGCCCTTCCGCCGCGGCCTGACCGAGCATGAGAGCGGTCCCCGAGGGCGCATCGATCTTGTGGCGGTGATGCGCCT of Palleronia sp. LCG004 contains these proteins:
- a CDS encoding DUF1674 domain-containing protein; translation: MQRDDLPEAARRALAEAEERRRKANDAELPVELGGRDGPEPVRYGDWENKGLAIDF
- a CDS encoding RsmB/NOP family class I SAM-dependent RNA methyltransferase, with the protein product MADPDPVRQAALHLVGQVLQDGRLLSEVLPGTLAPLAPSDRARAQRLATGTLRWMDRADRALGPHLRMKPWPEIHDILRLALYEIHEGGTAPHAAVAAAVDLARATERGAAQGGLVNAVLRNVLRTGSWESLPIPRLPKWLRKPLLKTYGKDLTAAMEEAFSRAAPLDLTVREDPAGWAARLGGVPVATGSVRLNNPGQVSALPGYDEGAWWVQDAAAAIPARALGEVAGLRVLDLCAAPGGKTLQLAAAGAHVTALDISETRMARVAENLARCGLRAKTVVADALGYAPDAPFDAILLDAPCSATGTIRRHPDLPRAKAAQDFGPLIDLQARLLDRAMDLVRPGGHIVFCTCSLLPEEGERQVESALARHPNLSLDLSALRLPGIEADWIGDHGLRLRPDFWPGAGGMDGFFVAAFRVGDDPGR